The genomic interval AGGGCGCATCCAACCTCCGTTTGACATAAAATTTTCACCattattcttctattttaagTATCTACAACCCCATATAAGAATATTTGAGGTTTGGTTCACTTGAACACGTGATTTCTGTAGAAACATCCCCTAGTACTCGAAATCGTGCTGTAAACAATGCTATCAAAGGGAAAgcaatcaaggtgagtgattcctgcatgttttgtgacactttgagcatttattgcttcacttgtgtgtggatattggcttgcatatcatgcttttatggcttacatgtcatattttcccttgtttatgcatattccttctgctttgtcatatatcatgttcgtgttggtgactgtggctagttgctGGGCCAtgatggaagaactcgtgctcttacggtgagccagggATAACTATGATGACCGAGAGGGTGATTGCAACatcttggcattgctaccacaggggtggatttcataacagcattattgcatttgcacgcacatacctttcattttctgagtcactcacttagatgttattatctaactcgggtgtttcatacccctgagacattcaacgtcccagatTTAATAGAAGTGCCAGGTGTTCCAGGTTTTAGTTCTAGCAAGGGCAAAAAGATGGTACTTTGCTAGCTTTGGGTTTCGCAGCCATCttaggattttatttcattatgtaattcaaatgatgtattgtaatagcagctaggatgctaGAGCTTGTATTAAATGCGTGGGTTGTGTTGGTTTAATATCTCAATTGGTGCacttcaaatgttgtatggggAAGTTGTCATGATAGGGGTTTATTCGCTAGCTAACTTGGGCATGTGTTGCAGTTATCACTACAAGTAGTGAGTTGCGTCTTTTGGGTTTATTAAAAGTTGTATGCGTTTCCTATACATATAAaggaatctagtggaaacccctttatttagtttttgttaagctttcaggttcgatccaatgcttccgttggtaaagGTTTctataacgcccgtaggtgatgttttaattatatttcaaattattgcATATTTAGAAAAGTAGGGCATTACATATTGATTGATGGCCTACGAGCCTGTgggaattgataatgatattagaattttatgcacatttgcatagtgatacatggtgacatgatacattaagttgaattgataaattcatgaattatgaatcttgtatataattatggagtccttgattactcttcttggtgtcatcgagttcttggatcctatatattgtttattgtttctcgaacttgctaagCTTAGTGGCTCACTtaatcttctttgccattccaggtaaaggaaatattattattgggggcgagtccaataggacCGCAGTCAAGAAATAGTGGTGTgcggagacgcgtcctaactttaAAGATCCTAACTAGTGATTTAGTGAGGTTATAGTTGATgtgaatttattatgtttattggcatgtgagcctcttattattttgtatggccatcaaGTCCAAATTTATGAGATACTGTAAATGTAATagaactttaatttaatttctattgttagaaatgaaatgagttgtcgTTTTAGATCAATTTTGTCCTATATCATCTCTATAATGACCTTCCTTCGAATATCTTATGCTGAGCGGGAATATTCAGAAGTGGGCCCTACACACTAGATGAGTTAAAGGGgaagaaattaatttaacaatagaagttgaattaattatttctttaataaaaaattcaactttaATAACATGCCCAAAAAGGCAGAATGTTACAATAGCAATTACAGAAAGATGGAATCACTACTCATTGTAGCAAAACCCTAGAATGAAAAACGAGAGACTTTTAAaatctttaataattaaaaagtttctagattttgaatttttcattttcattaattgaacaccacattcaagatatcaccaatttaaaatatcattcatgtcttgttaaaaattaataaattgacCCAAAAAAGATGGCCTGCCTTCCTTAATTTAGTGCAAAGAGTTAGGTCCAAAGAATCAAAGTCGAAGTTAGGCATAATGGGACAACTACGGCTTAGAGTGGGTTAGGTTAGGGTATAGACTAATTTATAGTACTATAGGCGAGATCTTAAATGACTACATTATGCAACAAGGCAATCAAACGGGCCCTTAGACTAGTTTTGTTATTTGTATAAATGTcttttgtaatatatttttgttcttagagaTCGTTGTGATTTACCTAATTTGTTGCTCCCCTTTCATTAGTTAGTTTTAAAGGAGAGATAacattaattaagttaaattttattgttttttactAAATATCTCTAATTaactgcaaaaataaaaataaaaagaaaaactggAGAAGATGCATCGTTATCGGCTGTGGCAaccattgagagagagagaaagagcttcGGTCTCTAGTTTTTGGCCAAGAAAGATCCTGCCATTGCTGTAGAACCCATCAATCCCCATTAAAGCTCACTCTCCATAACGCTAGTGCTCTTTTCCTTGGTTAACCTCCTATCTTCGATTCTCAACCAAATCCTAACCTTAACTCATGAATATCTTCCTCAATTGAAGCCAAATCAACCTTGCATGGAGCCCCTTAAGGTTCTGCGATGGCGAGGCATCATCAATAATCACGGTTAGGGGTTGCTTTGATCTCGAGGACGTCACTTAGTGGAGCTTATGAGTGGGGTTCGTAGATAGGAGAGGCAAACTCAAAAATTGTGTCGGTTGAGGAGCTGAGGTCGGTTACCACCCATTTAATTTCCCTATTTTATGTAACTAACGAGACATGATTAAAAGAGAATAGACTGACATCTTAATTTGATGGTAGTCGGAgttctccctctctttttcaTCTTACCCTCTCTGGCCTTTGTAGCTATTACCAACGGTGATTTCTCGTCATCGACAATGCTACatcttcttgtttcttttttcttcattctttaattacctttttatatatagttgaataaaaatttaacttaacgTTGTATCTATTTAAAATTACCACCGAAAAGAGAGTGTCTAAGCAACAAGTTACACCAAAATAAACTACATTAAGGCCCCATTTGTTTGGGTCGTTGTTGGTTagcaaaagaaatagaaaagtatttttataatgaaagtatTGTACACCAAGTGATGTAAAATAATTTCCTAATCAAAATTTGTAAGTCATTTTCCGATTTACAACAAAACCAAATAAAttgcttttttcttctttggtcAGAACACTTTTCCATAGAAAAAAGAGTAGGAGCCCCAAAAAAGAGTAGGAGCCCCTGTGACGGCCTTTCGAGGGTGCACTCGCCTACAGGTGATAGAAGAAAGAAGAGTTCACAGCTTCTGACCCCCTTTTCCTTGAATTCTATTGATTGATCAAATTGATCATGCCACTAGGCATTTGATTAAGTCTGCCCGTCCAGCGGCGGTCCCTCAAAATCTTTAATTAGGGTGGCTCTTTATATGCATGTACATCTATAaatatacacaatatatatacattcaggtatatatatatatatatgcatacacatgcacctacacatatatataggccaaaatcatatttatattcctgaacttttatatttttcttttgaaattttaaatttttcataattttaaatatatttcctAAATTCTggtcaaaagtatatttatgcgcctaaacttttatatttttttattgtgagacCCTAAACTTTTTTTAGTTTCAAATATGCCCCTAAATTATGAgtgattttataaaatttaagggcacatttgaaattataaaaagttaagaaaaaaaacttaaaaatttagaagtataaatatgtttttttttttatcaaaattcagGTATATATTTAGaactataaaaaatttaaaattctacatgaaaaaaacataaaagttttcgcccatatatatatatatatagaaacataCACATCCGCAGATAAATATTCATGtatatgcacacatataaacatttatatatatgcacatacccacataaatatacatacatacatacataaacgtgcatatacacacatgcatacacacatatatatacattcatgatttatacatatatatatatgtttatatatacatataactaatttttttaaaaaaattacaatgtaagaaaacaccaaaaaataacataaaaaatttctatgtaaaatatcttaatataaaagtttttacatctaaataaatgaaatctaaaatttgtatGCAAATAACTCATGAAACGAGGTATTGAGGCAATTTAATTAACCCAAAGTAAAATAtgtcaaaattcaaataagGAAGCATGGATTTCGGGCTGTGGCTCTTAGAATGGGGGAACATATGAGGAAATCCAACTAAAAAGAACcaaaatagattaaaaaaaagaaagaaaagggcggagggggggggggggggggggcgcaaaATATAGAGAGAACCACTTGCATGCAGCAACGTACAATTAATGCGGTGCGGAAGCTTTTCCAATAATaacaaccgaagaagaagaagaagaaccaaaatagattaaaaaaaagaaagaaaagggcgGAGGGGGGGGGCGCAAAATATAGAGAGAACCACTTGCATGCAGCAACGTACAATTAATGCGGTGCGGAAGCTTTTCCAATAATaacaaccgaagaagaagaagaagaagaagaagaagaagaagaagaagaagaagaagaaggaggaggaggaggcccTGTCCTCTCGTCCAAATCCCATGTCTTCCACCTTCTCTACCATCCCACAGACAAGAGAGCTTTCACTTTCACAGCCCTCCATGCCACCAACACCGCCTCACATAGCCGTCGTTCCATCGCCGGGGCTGAGTCACCTCATATCTCTCGGCGAGTTCTCCCGGCGACTCGTCCGCCGCTTCAACTTCTCTGTCACCATCATCATCCCAACCAACGCCCCCCCTTCCAAAGTCCAGGACGCTTTTCTCGCCTCGCTCCCTTCCGCCATTTcccaccttcttcttccccccGTCTGCTTGGCCGATTTGCCTCCCGCCGCCGGCCTCGTCACCAGAATCTCCGTAACCATGGCTCGCTCAATCCCTTCTCTTTATGACGCCCTCAAGGACCTCGCCGCCAGCGCAAACCTCGCCGCTATGGTGGTTGACATCTTCGGCGCAGACACCTTTGCCATGGCCAGAGAATTCAATATTCCTCCTGATGAAGGATTTtcggaagtggtagccgcacgttcccttcttgcctttctgaatgtacctgcaatggagacggggcttgctcccccggtcaatctccgatgattaagttagtcctttgatctagggttccttgtcccttttaaactatgttaattgatggaaaaaataaggagaatcccccaccttcttcgcttaccttttctcgggataggaatcatgagggatcttcgggatcttcctcccgccttcttcgggactttcccgataagggtttcgcgatagcctccgcctccgaggagttcgggataactgttgcctccgtgatcttcggtgggatagcctgttcctgagatctcgggggtttctctattgagtgcttatctgattgacgtggcaatgcttgtctgctgtgtatcttttgaccgctgttaggtattcgtcttggcgtaattatgggaccgagggcgttctcctcatcaCCTCCTTATATCTACTTCTTATCCACTGCCATGTTATTGTCCCTTTTGTTTCACTTGCATACACTAGACAAAACCGTTTCTTGTGAGTTCGGAGAGCTGGCTGAACCAGTTCAAATCCCGGGTTGCATACCGGTCCATGGAAAAGATCTTGTCTACTCGGTTCAGGACCGGAAGAGCGAAGCTTACAAATGGTATCTTCACCATGCCGAGCTGTACGCTACGGCTGAGGGTGTCATAGTCAACACCTTCACGGACTTGGAGCCTGGGCCAATCAAGGCTTTGCAAAAAATCGGCAAGCCTCCGATTTACACGGTCGGACCCATCATCCAGATGGAACTCCACGAGCCAAAAGGTCCAACCGAGTGCTTGAAATGGCTCGATGATCAACCAAGTGGGTCTGTGTTGTTTGTTTCATTTGGGTCTGGAGGAAGACTCTCTCACGATCAGGTTATCGAGCTCGCGCTTGGTCTTGAACTCAGCGAGCAGAGATTTCTATGGGTGGCAAAACCGCCGGATAAGACCGCCGAAGGTGGATACTTCACCG from Diospyros lotus cultivar Yz01 chromosome 8, ASM1463336v1, whole genome shotgun sequence carries:
- the LOC127808478 gene encoding hydroquinone glucosyltransferase-like, which codes for MSSTFSTIPQTRELSLSQPSMPPTPPHIAVVPSPGLSHLISLGEFSRRLVRRFNFSVTIIIPTNAPPSKVQDAFLASLPSAISHLLLPPVCLADLPPAAGLVTRISVTMARSIPSLYDALKDLAASANLAAMVVDIFGADTFAMAREFKSPPYIYFLSTAMLLSLLFHLHTLDKTVSCEFGELAEPVQIPGCIPVHGKDLVYSVQDRKSEAYKWYLHHAELYATAEGVIVNTFTDLEPGPIKALQKIGKPPIYTVGPIIQMELHEPKGPTECLKWLDDQPSGSVLFVSFGSGGRLSHDQVIELALGLELSEQRFLWVAKPPDKTAEGGYFTVETQGEMLPFLPKGFVERTEGRSLVISTWAPQVKVLGHGSTGGFLTHCGWNSILENIVHGNGVPFVAWPLFAEQNMNAALVTDGLKVGLRPTAGENGVVGREEIARIVKIVMAGDQAQTFRRRIKGLKSSALKTLSEDGDSDKALCEVAKKWMHE